The genomic stretch gctacctattTATACCGCCTATTCACTTgcactttagtacttttaatatgttggacttttcgctgcctgtttattgttattgttcgtctgtcttgtaacttttgacgtgtgctgctgccttcttggccaggtcacccttgtaaaagaggtctcgatctcaatgggttttttatctggttaaataaaggttaaatgaaaatgaaagtttCTGATTTAACAACTAAATACCAACACAGCATTGAACTTTGTCTACCAAATCTGCTGAACATACACTGTCTAAGCCAGTGATGCTGAGTCATCTGTGTGAGATGTGCAGTCAATTGACCATTCTGTAACTCTGTTGGGCTGAATCCACGTGACATCTAATAATGATTAGTGCAACCCTGTGACTCTTCTGACTCCTATAGTGCATTCATCAGAGGCTGAGTTGGTGAGATGATGGGAAAAACAAGAAATCAAATCatgtctgtatgtttttattccagagaaaactttaaatattttctaaatCCGTGGAAGAGTTGCAAGAGAGCACTCATTGGTTGCTCTTGCTCACTGTCAAAGCCAAGACCCCTATTATCACATAGATAAAAGGACAGTGCTGACAcaatagaaatgtattttttgggggtcagaagaagaagaagtgtgaGGTCTGGGAATTccaacagacaggaagtgatttCTCAATTTGTCTTGTCTgggttttttcttgtttcatcACCTTCATAGagactgtatgtgtatgtgggtCTTGCTTCTTTTTTACAGCTTCTAGGACCTAGAGTGATTGACCATGGAAAAaaacctgcattcaaaactatcTCTCTGGATATTATTGAGAGAGTTGctgattacattttattgagTGTGGTTAGAGGGGTTGTTCTATTGGATTGGATTACAatcatgttaataataatacctttatttatatagaacctttaaaaacagtgttcacaaagtgctttgccAGAACAAGCATGGCTAAAACTCCTACTCcaataatgaagaagaaataaaaatgtattcagttaCACAAAATATTCCCACAGGGTAACTCTTTAAGGCACAATCTAACATTCATTGAACTTCTCATTCAATGATTAGGCaactaaataacaaaacaaggaAACGGCTTTGAAACAAAACCCCAATGCAGATTAAATTAACTAACACAACAATAGAGCAGTTAAATGAGGATACTGATCCACTCCACTTCTTTGTAGAACTAATCATTCCCTGATAGGCTCATATAAAGCTTGTGTATAACATCTCCTCAGAACAAAGAGTACACACAAAAGTTAACTGGTCAAACCACAAATTCCAGTACACTATGTTCATGGAAAAATCATTAGTGTGACagtaaaattcacaaaaaatatatgaacGCTCAATTAGTAGTAATAACAAGACATTATCTGCAATAGCTTGACATCCACGTAACGAAATATGTTAATGTCAGGGAAAATGAGTgatgaaaaacagattttaccATATTCCACACCGCTTAGAAGAAATATGAGCCCGATGGTGGCGTATGTCAGCTTCTTCTTGCGTCGATTATCCATTGTGTTTGTCTGCTATGATGTTCTTCCTATACTTGAAGAAGATACATGCTCACTTCTGTCTCCTCACAAACAGCTGACATAATCCCGAGAGCAGTGCTTCCAATTACAGCCGCATAGAGAGACATGTTACCGAGCCTGTCTGCAAGCTGCttcacaaaacatttaaagtagGAGTGCGTATTGTTCTACATATCTCTGCAGGGAGTGTGCACGGAGCTGGTTTATGTCCGGGAAGTGTTGTTAACTCCCTGTGCAGGTTGAAGGTTGAGGCACCAGTCCTGACGCGCAAACATTACACCGTCCCCGGGATGCTCCTGCGCAGTCTGATCCCTCCTACATCACTTCCGGCGGACCAAACTAGGAACCGTCCTGAATAAAGTAGTGATGGGAATTTGGGCTCTTTTAAGTGATCCGAatcatttggctcagctcaccaagaagagccggctctttcggctcccaaatggctcttcatttttttcttccaacttctctttattgggctcaaaaaagaaaatgcaggcactctggtggattgagaaaagttaaaaacccttttattttctaaaaacaCCAACGCGTGTCGGCTTGCGCCTTCCTCAGGGTGTATAGGTATATATattctctttattgtttttttttctttcgttcacatagaaaaataaagaagatcCATGTTgatttatgcttgaaatcagcacgaaagaacagaatgatagtagaaaaattaaaggaataaaataaaataaaaataatttttaaaaaacctaggtggagtcaaatcaaatatcaagaCAATACTagtaaggtttacaaataaaagaaagagatttatatactaataatacaacttggaggatgCCAAGTGTACTAAAATTTAcaattgttaatttttcatgggattatatttggtataataatccataaatggctgccatattgtgcaAAAGTTATTTATCTTACttctcagggtgaattttattttttctaactgcaagtgtttcattatatcattcattaaagcttgatagctggaggatttttttgtttccagttccagaaatggctcttcatttttccatttataccttttataattcagccaaatttagcactgtgttgacttgtgatttgtacTTAATAATTTGAACATATATCACTTACACttcaataaattgctgtagccaattgcatttgcagttgtaaaatcccttgttaCTCTCTAACTggcttgaagaaccactctgctacaaaaaacagatagaaaatgcatataaaaaccTAAGCATAGAAATTAAAATAGGACAGCTAGctattgactttttttaatttattttttcaaagacacacacctaacaaaacaagtaaagtactgaaaaaatagaaattaattacagcaatcaagtaaatgtgTTTTGCTAATGTCAACTACTGATatctggacaaaaaaacaaaatgtttttggtatagagtaaaaataataaataaacaacataataaaaaagaaatataatactATGTGCGAAACAGCAGCATCCAACAGTTTTAGGTGTCTCAGCGCCCCTCCCTGCTTGGAGCTATGATCCTTGTCGTAGTCAGCCTCTGCAGCACCTGCAGGTACTTTTTCTAACAGgaaaggtaaaaaaagaaaaagaaaaaaaagaaagaagaacgGCTCGCTCGCTGACGGACTtaaaagagccggctctttgaACCGGCTCGTTCGCGACCGACACATCACAACTAACTTCCCTGTAGATTAAATGCACAAGTGTCAGACTTGCTCTCAGATGCATGACCATTTAATGATATTATCATTAAAACAATAGCTCTTTGTGAGGGATCATTTTGAGCAAGTTTAATTCGATTTTCACAGTAAATTTAATAGAAATCATCATAAAAGACTCACATTGatgctatttttacagttttatatttgcCATCTGTGTTGGCTGCAATGTTTAAACTATGTTTATATGATTTATGTGGACTGTAATAatgaatttatgtttttaaatgtgaaatctgaAGACTAGCTGGGCTTGAGGGTGCTGAGTCCTGTCCTTTAATATCAGAATAAtctgtatattaaaaaatagaTCAACAGCGAAGTTATTGCTGCACAAGATGTTGAAATGAAACGAACGAATGAAATGAACTTCAAAATATGAAGATTAGGATATCCGAAATAGAAGCGTGATGTGTCACAGAAGAAAAAGCCTGCTCCAGTGTGATtcagataataatataatgtgcaGACTCTGTTATTCTGTGTCCTCATTGTGAATGCAGGCATACAGTTGTACTTTGTCACTTCTACCTTATTATTTCTGAAGTGTTTGGGCAGAAGATGTGTTACATTTTTAGTTACTGATCATCAGCACAAAACCAAAACAGCATATTCAGCTGTAGTACTTTTAAGTATTGCTACTGGCTGTCAAAATCACtgagaaaattatttaaaacaaatatttcccaATAGGACTTCCAATATTAACTAGCTGCAGCACTAATACTCAATGTTTTTCTTAAACATTATAAAGCATTGCTATTTTTTAAAGgctacaagttgctccacagAAGCACTACATTCTGCTTTCCATGCAAATCTCAGGAGTCTGAGTCATTGGCAACGTTCCTCTCCATCCTGTGATACTCATTACCACTGCTATTGAGGATTCTGTGTTGGACACAAAAAGCTGTCTCTTCACCGTTAATTCAATCTTCTGTCTCCTGAGTTTCCACATTTTAGTTCGCTGCCATTCAAGCAAATACAGAACATTGCCTGTGACCTGCTGGGTAATAAAGTCCCATTTGTAAGGTGGGAGAGAAATATTTTGGCTTCCTGAAATATCTGCCAGATGATCTAGTCAATATCCCAACTTCAAGTGTTTTTACTTAGTTAAATCTGGGGATCGTTCATGTAGGCTAAGTGGGAGAAAATACTCACACTGAAGGCCAAGTAAAGTTGTAGCTACACACAACTATACTGCCCTataaagcctaactgcagtaactacattgttGGTCAACATTGAGTTAGAACTAATTATGAAcgcctttatgtctgttttatcttgtgacaaagttttagatgtCAAAAGTGTAAGTAATTGCACTTTCCAAGGTGCTGTGTGgatatatttatgcatttaaatataaaacaaaagcagtgtagccttgtatttcttcatttcgttgaatagtgaagacaagaatattagaaatttttattttatttgatagggaaattattatatagatagtgatgaagtaaaaaagtgagataaaatgatattattatctttgaatagagttgttaaacacttttagatacatttataacaaaatcaatttgaaaatgtttattcactgaaaacaaaatataaaagctgaaagaagacgacatcattatagttactgcactctgttacTGCGTTACTATTCAAATCTTTTACAGCAAatccagagtgcagtaactacatttttggggtcaaaggtcaagtaaatcgtcatgatttttgagcataaaaatgacatcaattcatgtagaaataagtgtcatatcactgacctacctagAACACATTTGGCTTGTCAGtttaaaaacgtaaaaaaaaaacttaaaagcagtttttctcagtttttcccttcgtgtagttactgcagttagatttttgtagggcagtgtagccGTCTTTGAAGGCTGATTTTAAAGCAGACTCTAATTGGAACCTTTTTTAACTGCTGATGTAAGTTGGTTATAGTTACTATGGATCCTCACTGTGAAGTTAGTACCTATAGTCCCTAAACTGTTAACCTGTTTCTGGAAAGACATGTTGCAGACTGCTCCATTGTTTTAAaggttatattttttaaaataagtagaGGATCCAAATCTTCCTGGATTTCTTATCTACCAAACATGACAGAACTTTATTCATTGGCTGTAGGAACTTATAAAGATTGCATTAATTCATCCTCCTTAATTCCTTACTTGATAATGTATAGAGATGGGCCGTTTGACACTGAGGGTCCAAAGCCTGTTTCAGTCTTTTGAAACAGACTGGTTGAAAACACTGTGTTGAGGCTTGTATTAAAGCTCCGGGATCAAGTGACTGATGACATTTGAGGCTTCAGACGTCACAACGAAGCACCGAAAGTGAGAAGAATGATTCAAATCTTTGGCGCTGCTTCATTCGTTATAAGGCGACGCAAAGTGACCCCCCCCCCGGAGAGCTATATGATCAAAATGCAGGGATGTCCTTATGATCATTACCATAAGTGGTGAATTGTATAAGAACTCACAAATATATCAGTAGTGACAGgacaacacatttaaacatgttattaGTAAATTGATTTTCAAAGTGAAATTCAAAGTCACTTTCATGTGAGGACAATGATTCTCACACAGCTGTTTCAGACTGATATTGCTTTTGTGTTGGAACTGGAATCAATAAGATGTGGGAATCATTTGGAAGTTTGTGGCTTCTATACCTGCAGctgaccactagatgtcactggTAAAGTGTCTTTGAGGCTTTGAAGCTTCAAATCTTTTTCGATACAATCAGGAAGAAGCCTCAAAAGCTTCACAAGGCTTCATTCACCCATCTCTAATAATgtataatgtcaatcatttatatctTCTTCCAAATACAATGTTTTTAAAACCTCCGTATTCCAAATGTTAAACAACAGTGTTATGAAACAAAAACTTAATTTGACATGTTTGAAAGAGCACCGAGGTAGCTGCTGAGGAATGTGATCAgttggaataaaacaaaaacaacaaacaagattaaaaaaagtgatttaaataaaaaaggtgaCTGGCCATTTAGGAAACATTTTGTATAAAAGAAatctttatttacagtttgCCAGCAGTTGGAGCATGCAGCAGTTCTTAAGGGCCACAGTCTTTAACCTGTAGTCCACCTCCACAGAGGAAACATTTTGGAactacaaaagtaaaaaactaaatgttttctttagccTCCATGTGTTCAGTCTGTGAGCTGTTCTTGGATGACGGTCATGTGCTGCAGACTTGTGaatttcattgttttcagtaTGCAGTTCATTATGACGTTAGGTTGACTGGCAGTGGAAGAACCAGGGTCAGTGGGTGTGCAGACGGGGTTTAGAAGGCCAGTTTCTTCATGAGGAGGTAGACCCTGGAGTCCACCTCAAAGCCGTGAAGGTTATTGGCGTCTCCCTGGAGCCTCATTAGGAGGCCGCCGTAAGACACATAGGCAGAGCTGAAAGAGGAAGCACACCCACGCATCTTGATTAAAGCTaatgaatgatgaaaaaaaaaaacatttggaaaaaaaatgatgaaatcacaaaagcacacattcacgcacactgtaataaattattctgtagtcatttcattttacttaatatatttgacaaaatgtattaaatataaatgtgtccttgattttgaggcagttgtttaagtaactttaatataaaaatgtttgagatagaatctacttattttgatcacattaaatataatctttatgtgcatgtaattctaaatcaagagaattttgaatgaatccaacacaatagaataagtcagtttttaattgacagacacttcctgttaagttgttaacttAACTTgcaacatagttagatttaattaataatattgcgtgcaatcttttgcctcaattttattgagtagctattgtttatctttttttacagtgcagacaaGTATTGGCCAAGTGAATTACTCTccataaacacaataaatcaaGCCAAAAGTAATTTGGCTTTGTATAATCAGCCAGGATTTTATTGGCTATAATGTCTTTAGCGGAATAATAAACATTTCCCACTATAACCATTTTTCAAATTGATGACCAATATAagaggtagggctgggcgatatattgatagaaaaaatatattgatatattttttaattggatatggaattagaccatatagcATATatgaatatagttttttttttttatttctttattcataaatgctgctcttattagggtttgtcatatttagttcgtttgtaatgttctttatttttttctcataaatatctTCATTTTAGAataagattggcctattttatttcataggctatttttatttaagatatttttttatttaaatgtgcactttatggaacattgaataaaaaaaaaggttctcctgttgttctacagtatttatgttcatttaaataaacggtttcaataaaactacttgtgacgtcatatttgactgaacatttgctctcactttgtgataaagaTGTCGGGATTTATAtggtatatcgatattcaggctaaatatatcgggatattacttttggtccatatcgcccagccctaataagaGGTCCattattaaatgataaaatgtaatgtaaaaatgtttcatttttaattgaataatgcATCTGTGGTAattttaatatgatatatagaTAAACCGTGTGTTTGGCTCTCATTTCTATTGAGCTATATAAGCGGAGGAAGTTCAAAGTTTCTTTTAAACCAAGTGACATCACTCACAGGCGTGTGGCTGCTTCTGTTGAAGTCTCATCGCCTTCAATCTTGTAAACCTTCCCATACATCACGTAATCAAACTGGTCCGCTCTGAAAATGTAAAGGAGTACAAATTTAAGccagtaaaaaaaactgcatagCACAGGTGAGCACATAGTACAATATATCCTCCATAGAAAATTCCACCAAAGAGTATCTGTTGGAAAAGTTACATGCATCAATATataaagagaaaatgttttacctAGAAGGCCGGTCATCCTGAGGATTGTACTCTCCGTCATCTGGCGTTCCATCTTCATATAACGTGCTGGCAATAACCAGCCTGAACTTGTCACCTTGATAAAAGGGACAAATGTAAACAGTGAGTTTAAATTGTGCACCACCTTGAGGTTAATGAGAGGATTTTGATGCGTTGTGCactttagagctgcaacaattattcgattaatcgaacaataatcgatcaacatattttgataatcgaataattggtttgagcactttttaaagacaatacgtccaaattctctgatttcagcttcttcaatgtgaatatttctggttcatttgttcctttatgacaataaactcaATATCTCTTTGggttgtggacaaaacaagagatttgaggacgacatcttgtggtttgggaaacacggattgatatttttatacattttattgaccaaacaactaatcgattaatcatttaaataatcgacagattaatcgataaagaaaataatcgttagttgcagccctagtgcccttacataaaaaaggtatacaactaaatgtagtTGTTTTGCTATAGACTggaaacaaatcattttaaacGGCAGTAAGATATTGAGCTTGTCAGTCAGTGTAGTTATGTGACCACTTAATCCTTGTGTTATGTTAAGGGTCAATCTGACCCATTTCAATTTTTGTGTTGACCAAAGTGCAGGttatcctttctttttttccatgaaatgttGTGACTTTTTCTCCTCTAGGGTAATGAACTGCTTTGTAAAATCTGGACTCTTTGATGTGTTGTGAAATGTCTGCACACAGCTTGTATACAAACATGATGTTgcgggtcattttgacccagaCACAAAGTAGCTGTTCAAATCCAAAATAAACATGTCTCTTTGATGTACTTCATTTTGATTTCCTCTGAATAAACATTCAGAACCAGGTGTGTGTGGAAGAGGGACTTTCTCTCCCCTGTCCTTGTCACTGTTTCCATGCCCGTTCTTGgagaaacacaccaaaaatgaGCTCCAGACGATTTACAGCTGAAGAAGCTTTATCGCTGCTTATGAACTGGGATAGTGATGTAGAGGAAGAGATTTCAGAGACGGAGGATCCTTCAGAGCCAGAGGACAATGCTATTGATGATCCAGATTGTCAATTTTCCCATGAGGAGGATTCAGAGGACGAGTCTGCAGGTGTCCCTTCATCAGATGAAAACCAAGAAACGCAACAATCGTCATCCACAGAGGGGACATGGACATCTAAAGATGGTAAAATAAAATGGTCAACATCACCACACCAAAGCCGAGGTAGATTGTCATCTTCTAATGTCATCAAAATGACTCCTGGTCCTACAAGATTTGCTGTCACAAGAGTTGATGATATTGAATCAGCATTTCAGCTCTTCATATCCCCACCCATAGAGAAGATAATCCTCGACATGACCAACTTGGAGGGGAGGCGTGTCTTTCAAGAGAAATGGAAGCCACTGGATCCAACTGACTTGCATGCTTACATTGGAATCCTGGTGTTAGCTGGCGTATACAGGTCAAAGGGTGAAGCAACTGCAAGTTTATGGAATGAAGAGAATGGAAGGCCAATCTTCCGAGCAACAATGTCTTTGGAGACATTTCACATCATCTCTCGTGTGATCCGATTTGACAACC from Centropristis striata isolate RG_2023a ecotype Rhode Island chromosome 9, C.striata_1.0, whole genome shotgun sequence encodes the following:
- the polr2h gene encoding DNA-directed RNA polymerases I, II, and III subunit RPABC3, translated to MAGILFEDIFDVKDIDPDGKKFDRVSRLHCESESFKMDLILDVNIQIYPVDLGDKFRLVIASTLYEDGTPDDGEYNPQDDRPSRADQFDYVMYGKVYKIEGDETSTEAATRLSAYVSYGGLLMRLQGDANNLHGFEVDSRVYLLMKKLAF